The genomic window ggtagaacatcatcatcgtcaccacgccgtcgtgctgacggaactctccctcaaaggtcggctggatcggagttcgaggaacgtcatcgagctgaacgtgtgctgaactcggaggtgccgtgcgttcggtacttgatcggtcggatcgtgaagacgtacgactacatcaaccgctttgtgctaacgcttccgctttcggtctacgagggtacgtggacaacactctcccctctcgttgctatgtatcaccatgatcttacgtgtacGTAGGAAAATTCTTGAAatcactatgttccccaacaagaaggCGGCTACGGATCTGCGGGCTCGGGAGGAGGAAGTGAgcgaggggaaagggagaggaTGCTGGACGCGGCGCTCGGTAGTCGAGACCTTATCCCTTCCCTCGTCGCTACAGTAACGCGCAGGAATAAAAGGAGACGTGGCTGGTGCCCCTAGTTGGGCGCACTATCTCATCCTTTATATGCTCAATAATAAGGATTAAAGGATGAGCTAATCAAAGGGTATACCCGCATAGGTCACTTTCTTTGACCTGGAAGTGTGCCAAGTGATATGCCCAACCGCTGCCACATGTCGCATGCTGGGCGCACCTTTGAGATTTTTTCAcatgtttttattttctttattttttggcTTTTGCTTGGTTTTGGCGATTTTTTTCTTAGGAACTAGTGTTTTTTTCTCGGAGCACAACGGTAAAAAGGATTTgtgatttggacgcacggttcaagagataaaacgtttcccatcttttattttaatttttttttgctaATTCGGTTTTTCTAAGTTTGTTCATAAAATAAGTTCATCGAAACCTATAAACATGAGATCTACTTTTGAAGATCTCGACCTGCAAAATACAACGATGAAAACGGTTTATATTTAGACGAATGATTCAAGAGATAAAATGTTTGAATGAAACGAATCAAGGGAGAAACTCATAGTTTGCAACAACTCATCACCTGTAAGCACCGGAGAACGGAGGAGTGACATTTACATTATTTACATGGGATTTCCTTTAAGTAATGATTTCGCAGAACAAAATTTCAGAAAGCCTAATATCACTCCGTCCGAAAAAATTTATCATCAAAACGGATAAAAATATATACTTGTCATCAAAACGGATAAAAAAGATATAGTTAACCCTAGAAGTCCACCAGGCCCGACCGATAGCCCAATAGAAGAACATCGCATTCCCCTGCTCTTTCCTTTTCGAAAAGCCTTTCTCTCTAGCCTGAAACCACCCGGTTCCCTAAACCCTCCTCGGGCTCCGCGACGCCTCATCCACTGCCGTCTAAACCCCAACCCCTCCTGCCATTTCCCCCACCACAAGCAGCAACCCAGGCGAAGCCAAAGCAGAAGCTAGGCGGACGCGacgcgagctcgccgccgccgccaatgGCGCTCCTCCTCCGTCCGTCGCCTCCCCCACCCCATCTCCGCCTTCttctccgccgcctcctctccaGCGCCCCTACCCCCTCCCGTCTGCTCCCGGTCCCCTCCCCCTCCGCTCGACACCTCTTCAGACCCAGGTGCCTCCATGTCCGCTTCATCCTTCCTTCTACGCCTCTTGGCAAGGCAGAATTCTCTCTCTGGAGCGGCCTGAATGCTGATTTGCTGGTATTTTTTGGCGCGTGTTATTCCGTTCTAGGGTTGTGGCGGCGGCTGTCCCAGGGCGGAATGGGGTCGCAGTGAGGGCTTTCATGGCCTCCACGGCGGCATCCGATGCGATGCAGGAGAAGCGGGTGGCCGGCGAGTACACCGCAGCAAACGTCCAGGTGATTCTCTTGCACGACTTCTGTGGCTAAAGGGTTAAGTTGGACTTCGGGTGCAAGTGTTTGGAATATCCGTCTCAAATTTTATACGATGTGCGGATTATTCGGGAGTTTCAGGGAGTACATAACGGCAGGAACAGAGTTAATCAGCTCCAAGCAGCTTTGCAATCCTATACATACGTTTTCATCATGTTTTTTCCCACCAGATTGCATGGGTTTGCACACAAATGTTACATTGCAGCTAATTTGTTAGGTGGCGGTGACACTGCACCCATTCAGTTGAGACAGTGATATCGTGGAGCATTTTTGGGGTCTTTTTCAGGGTTGATAACCCACTTAAGGCATCAAGTTTTATTTTGACGTAACGGTGTTTACCTTGAATAACATAAGAATTGCATATTTAATTTTACATCATGTACAATAGTTTATACTCTTTCTTGTTTTGGTGCATAATTATGGATTTCATACTTACATCGTGATTTATGAACCTGAGCTGGGAAGGTTAAGAATATCCCCGTCTTAATTACTACAAGTAGGCTCTGTCTTCCTAATCTTCCCCTGACAATTTAGCAAATGCCATTATCAAGGCATTTAATTTTCCTAAGCCACTGTAGAATAGATAAACATTTATTATGTACTGTATATGAACTGTTAAGACACATGGTTAGTTCATCAATCTGGTTAACTTTTAGTTAATGAAATATATAAGATGTAAAGCTTGCTGACGTTTTTGTtggaaagaaagagaaaaataacaataTGCATTCACGCACAGATTCGTTATGTGTTTCTCCAGTGTGCCACTGTTAGCTATTGTTTGTGAAGCGTGAATGAATTGTTTTTGTTGGCTTGATATTTATTTATACCAAATTTCTAATTTGCAGGTCTTAGAGGCATTGGACGGAGTTCGCAAAAGGCCTGGTATGTACATTGGCAGCACAGGACCACGTGGGTTGCATCATCTGGTAATCTCAACTGATTAAGCTTTCCTTTTTTCCATGTTATTAGGTGTTCTACTTCGTTTCTTGCCTGATCATCATTTTGTTTGGTGTATTCTAGGTTGTTGAAATATTGGATAATGCTGTGGATGAAGCTCAAGCAGGCTATGCTACTGAGATTAATGTAGTCCTTCATGATGACAATTCAGTTAGTGTAACCGACAATGGCCGTGGGGTATGCAGTTTTCCTAAACCAAGGAAGACATACTGAATGCTCAATGCTTTTACAAATATTGTGAATAATGTGACTGTTATGAATTTACTTGTTGGCAAATCAAACAGAAGTTTAGCAAATGTTAATGAAGCCTTTATATCATATTCACTCGTGAGTTTTGTTTTGCTGACACACCAAGCAAAGTCATCAATGAAATAAACAAAAGAACGGCTGCATGCCAAGTCATCTGTGTAATCACACTTTCACACTGTTCTCTTTAATGTATTCAAACTCTAATTTACCTGGATTCGTAACAATGCAACTAACTGACTTCTCGTCCCAACAGGACTCCTCTTGACTACCAACTCTTAATCTTACTCCTACTGCTGGATGCTGCTGCACCGGCTAGCTTTCCTGTGCGAATATGTTTGTGGCTTATGAGTTCCTTGTCTGATTTCCCCTCGAATTGCAGTTAACTATTTCCTTGGACTATATTCTCCTgccatttcttggactatttcaTGCCAGTGCTATCCTTTGACGATATCTTTTCCTGGGCACTCTCGGATGAACTTCCACATGCATGTTGCATATGTGACATACTATTCTGTATGCGAACAATAGTGCTTTAGCTGTGGTCCATGGAGGTCATAACACATATACAACCATTCATAGATCTAACACAATCAACCAGTCAAGTAGGACGGTGGGAAGGGTCTGATTGGCCTGTTTCTATTCGATAGCAGTTCGTTCCATCACTGCTGCTACATGTCCGACAGATGTTAGTTAGCACATGGAGAAGGTCCTAGCAGTTGTTTGCTTATAGTAGCTATGATCCGTAGGTGGTCACATCCTACTGGGATACTTCACTTGCACACCTGCCTTTATTGCCTAGTTGAGTGCACTGATTTTTTGGTAGCACTGTGTGTGTCTTTGTATTGTTATGAAAAGCTCTCCCTGTTAGAATGTCCACAAGTAATAGTAATACACAAGATCACAGGACTAGACTGAATGTTCTGTATAACCCTCGTCTTTAAACACAGTCGGTTCAACATCATAGTCTAGAAAAAGGGTTTATCTTACAGAGTTACAGTTATGCAGTCTATGCCCAATTTGATGTAGTTCTGCTAATTGAACATCTCTGTTACCATTTTGCTTCTTAAAACTTTATGTTTCTTTCTTGAAAGTTGAGGTTTACATAGCACCAGTTTTTGAGTAACCAATATGCAACCTTCTGTTCCGATTACTTTATGAATTATCTTCTCCTTTCTTAGATAAAATTACTGCTAAATACTGGATATACTGCAGATCCCTACAGATATACACCCGCAGACGAAGAAATCATGCGTGGAGACTGTCTTAACGGTATGGTTAAAGCTTTATTTGTTTGGCAGGGCTGTATATTGCAATGTCAACCATCCTGACCCAAATCCCAGTAAATTTTACTTATTTATTAAGATTATATTCTGGGAATGAAGAACTGTGACTTATGGGTACCTCTACGGTCATTTAGTTTTTAGGACAATACCATACCGGGAGGCTTGTGTGCTGTTACTATACTTGCATGCCTGTGTTTATAGAGATGCTACAATACACTTTTATTGTCATTTGCATCATATGCTTGTCCATAAGGCAACACTAAAATTTTCTTTTGGGTGGTCAACGACATGCCTAAATGTTCAACAGCTTCCATCTTCTGTCTTGTAAAGATTTTCTTTTGATTATGCAGCTAATGCATGCTGGTGGCAAATTTGGAGGCTCAACAAGTAGCTACAGCATTGCTGGAGGGCTGCATGGTGTTGGCCTATCAGTTGTTAATGCGTTGTCAGAGGTTCTTGCTTTCACCTTTATTGAATATGAATCATAGATGCTTTAAAGAAAGAGTATCGATCGTAGATCTTCCGCGAAAATTGCAATTCTCTCTACACAAAATCACGATCCATTGGGTGGAAGTTAAATTCTATCTATGTCAAACTAATCCTCTCAAGCCTTCCATGGGTTATAATAATAAATGTGGTAGTTATGCTTTTTCATATACTATCATTCCGTGGACCAAGTCTAATAATGATTCTACCCCCAGAGTCCAGACAAAACACAATCAGTAAATTTCACAGATATGCTCTTTAGAGATCTCAATTAGGGCTTGTCTGGGTAGGGTGAAATCACTCCCAGGAATTTAAACCTTAATGAGATTTTTTGTGAGCACATGGGATCACCATGCAAAATGAACTCTTTGAGGGCAATGATGCCTGTATTTGCTTGGTACATTAGTATATATGCCAATAAATCTGTCCAGGACGAGCAAGCTCCATTCTTAATGATGATGCATGTTGGAATAGGAGAGAAGTGGCAGTTTGATCCACAATGCAGTCAGAGGGTCGAATAAAAGCACAGCCACCATGCCATACCATGTATGGTTCTAGTCGAAAAACATCACCAACATGGCGAACTTGTTGCTCCAGGGAGGGGTCAGCAACCATTTGACGTTCGGCGACGACACACATGGAAGACAAGGGGTTGATGTGCGCTGCACCAAGACAATTGTGCTTGTGGCGGCAGCAACTGGGTGGTGAAGCTTTCACCTTGTCGCTGTTTAAGCTCCACCACCCTGCCCTTGCAGTTTCAACTCTCCCCTTCAAGCCATTCTTCATCGAATTAGGCCGACCACATCTTTCCAGATTTGCGTCAATGTATCTGGATGTTGACCTGCTGTGACCGGACAATGACTCTTTCTCTAGAAACGCAAGTGCATAGCGGACGTTTAAGgcgtgctgataatgtcaagagaggtcggggtaggtcaaacttgacatgggaggagtccgtaaagagataTCTGAAGTACTGGAATATCACTAAAGATTTgaccatggacaggggtgcgtggaagttaGCTGTCCACGTGCCAGAACTGACTTGGTTTCGATATCTTATGAGTTTCAACTCTAGCCTACCGcaacttgtttgggactgaaaggctatgttgttgttgttgttgttgtttttgttcaaATTAGCTTGTTCGTGAAAAGGAGCGGTGTACATACATAGTAACGTAGTTGCTTGATTACCATGAAATAAAATTAGAATAGCAGTACGAAATACCTATATTTCAGTTTAAGAATAGGATGAGAGCCTGAACCATGACCATAGAAATCTCTATCACAGTGATAACGTGTTTTGGATATACTACTTGTACATATTTCTGCAATTGATGTGCAATTAATTGTCATTTTCACGATATTACTATGTCAGGCACTAGAAGTTACAGTTTGCCGTGATGGGAAGGAATATCGACAACACTATTCTCGTGGAAAACCACTTACAACGCTAAGTAGTACCACACTGCCTGATGAATCAAGTCGTCAAGGTTCATGTATCAGATTTTGGCCTGacaaagaaagtatgcatctaTTTTTCCTGAAAAGTTTTCTGATCTAAGCATTACTAGTTATGTTATGTTGTGTTGCCGGAATGCTCAGTTTTTTTTCTTTGATGTAGTATTTACAACCGCAATTGAGTTTGACTTCAGCACGATCTCTAGTCGCATCCGGGAACTTGCATTTTTAAATCCTGAGGTATGATAGTCCTTCAACTAGAAACATTGATCTGTTCTGTAGTTGGTTGTTAGTTCCAGAGATTGCACATGATTATGATTATTTCCTTCGCTTGTTTATTACCTGACTGATTAATGAATACTGATTGCTCTGTCAGGCTAACATACCTTTGTTATCAGATTATTGGAGTAAGTTAGTTTGTCAGCAAGAATAGAAAGAAGCTTCTATTGATATTTTATTCATTAATAAGGATATGATTCACTTCTGATTTTTATTCAGTCAAGGCACTCATACTATAtattactcccttcgtcccaaaatgcAAGATCATTTTTGGCAGTATGatacattttgggacggagggagtatgggcCTTCTGTGCTAAGGAAGCATTCTGCCTCATAAAATCATTTGTTGGAGACATGAGGATATACTTTGTGAAGACAGCATCAGCTAATTGTGGATATCAATGTTGCTGTTCCACTACTGCTGGTGATACCCCAAACAACAGAGAGAAAAAATGAAAGATTTGTTCCAATGGGAATTTTGAGTTATATTTTGACCAACTGCTCAAACCAAATGCTTTTTGCACACCTCGGTGCATATTATGTTTACAATTCTCTCTACATATCTTACATGCATTAAAGTGCATTCAAATTTTTGTTCGTTTTACTTGTATCATTGGTTGATTTTCAGCTAGATCCTTATGTGTCCTTTTCAAATTGCAATTAGGTAGCTTGGTTTCGTATGTCATTATTTATGCCCGTTATTATtagctttttatttttttttgctttgcaTGCACAATTTCCGTGTGATATTTGTTATGCTTAAAGGTAGACCTTTGGTTGATTTCTCATGTTCTGTACTTCTCTCAATGCCAGCTGACAATAACACTGACAAAGGAAGAACAGGATGCACAGGTTCAACACAATGAATACTGTTATGCTGGTGGCCTGGTTGAATATGTTGCCTGGTTGAATACTGACAAGGTTTGTCTCCCACAGCATCTAGAGCTATATGTTTCATGCTGTCTCAGTTTGTCTAGGGTTTCCAGATATACAAAGTCATGCATATATGCTATTTCATTTACTCTAGCCACATTACTGCCTACAGTTTGCAGTTGGCCTAGCTAATCTTTCCTGAGTGACTTATGAAAAATAAGGGCCAGATTTATTCCTTTCTCTTGCTATTAACAGGTAACTAAAAAAGCAATATGTGAACCTACTAACCTGCTTTACATAACACTGACTCTGACAGCCATTTATTAACTCTACTCCTTGTCCCATCCAATATTATGTTGCTCAGCTTGCTCCTGTCCTGTTGCTAATTTAGAAACTATGCTATATATCGGGCTCCTTGTCCCATCCAAAATTGAGCGTACGCCTACGCTGAGCGGAGGCCTACTGCTTCGCTTTTGGGGTAAGCGTTGAAAAAAGCGTTCAGACGCCTAGCGTTAGACACAGGAGAGCAAGGTGAGAGAAACAGAGGAGAGCAAGGCGAACTTGCACTGCCAGATGTGGCGCTTTCTTCCCTGACCTCACCACCCATCTTCTTCCCTGACCTAGCGCCGCTGGATCTCAAGCTCCCCTTCCCTGCCTCGCCGCCagtccttccccctcttccccgataTCGGGCTCCTCCTCTTCTAGGCTGGAGCCTGGTGGCTTCTCTTCCCCGACCTCGCAGCTGTCAGCTTTCTTCCCCTTCCCTGACCTCTAGCTCCTCCCCGTCTCTCCTTCCCAACATGTTTGCGATTTTAGGCTTAATACATGCTTTACATGCTCTGAAAATTGTTTTTTGGGTGCCCCTGTTCCTGCCTGTACGACGTCCATGCAGAACGCTTAAGCGTGCCTAGACGCGGTTTTAGCTGTCGTTGCACTAAGTGGAAGCACAATATGCTCGCTCAGCGCCTACCGATTAAAAAAACCTTGTCTATAGTTTGTGAAAGAACTGTAGTGGGTTGAATTAGACCAGTTGTGCATAGACTGAACTGATGTGTGCCTTCTCTTACTGGAGTTTTAGAAAATAAACGGTCTACATTTTTCGTGGTTAGTTTCTCCTATCACACACTTTTCTTTGATATTCCTCTGAAGAGACTGGCATCACCTGATCCCGCCCACAGTAAGGCCAGTAGAGTGCATGTGCATATAACAAGCTGCAAATTATATTGATATATCCACAATGACCCTAACACTATTACTTTGTGTATGATTATTTTCCCAGAAACCCCTCCACGACCCAATAGCATTCAGAAAGGAATTGGATGGAATAATTGTTGATGTCTCCCTGCAATGGTAAAGTATATTTCCTCGGCTTGAATTTTGCTAAGAAAGGAAAAATAACGTGGAAAGTTAAAAACCACCATTGTGTTAGGCACCGAACTTGCTTATATATTCCATGTTCTGTGTAGCAAATAATTGTGGTTTATCTGATTGAAGATACCGATAATTTGTTCTCTTTTCTAGTTTATACACATGATTCTTATTTCTAAGTTTCTGATACTGTGTTCTATACTACTAGAGGTTCTAAACTGAATGTCGTATCTTCCTGAAATTTGCCACCAAAATCTGGATTGCATCAGTATCATTTTGGATTTATATTTGACCGAGTGTTAATTACAATTATTCGAACTTATCTTTCATAATTTGAACTTATCTTTCATAATTCATCAGATGTGCTTAAAGATGGCTTAAAGTATGATGTTTTTAACTTCCTGTTACCTTGCAAGTTCCTAATTTCCCCTGCTAGACTGGTGCGTTGATTTATAAACTTTGTCGAGTTCGTCAAATTTTATTAAACCCTACAACTATGCTGCACGTGCCAATTCCATTTGAATTCCTAACCACTGATTGTCTTTCAACTATTTTCTTTACCATATTTGTATTCTTAAAGTGAATCAGTTTGATCTTGTAGATAAGAAATATTAATGAAATGGACCCCAAATTTCTCTCCTGTATTTATGCAGTGATGAAGATGAATTCTTCCTGTACGTTATTTCCTAATTGTATGATCACAGTGATCAACATATACAGTTTTAGTATTGTTCAGTACATACGTATACATCATATTTCAAACACTGAGGAATATCTTAGTCTACCGCAATGTATACCATAGCTTGCCTGATAGCCTGCTATAACCGTGATAGCTTTTCCTCCTCTTGGCATGATGGTTCACATGCTGTGATCTACAATCTTGATTAAGCCATTTAGCATTATAGATGAAATACTGTAAACCTTTCTTTGTTGGAGGGGCGATGTGTAGCTCACTGGCTCTGTATATTAACTAATATCGCTGTAGTCATCATGCATATATTTGAGACtgatgagcatgaacatgttgcctaCCTTTCCCCATCAATTTGAGCTTTAGGTGAACTTGTTGGTCCCTGCAACTCAATAAGGTATCAGAGTCACGATCTCTGAAGTTTGAGACCTGGTTATCACAATTAGAAAAAATGCAAGTTTTCATACCTCTTTTGATCACGGAGTATTCGCTTGGAGGCCAAATTCGTCACAACTTGCCTAGGAAAGTTAGGCAGGCTAGGCATGGTGTTTGGTTCACTATCACAACTATTGCTAGTCACACATCTAATTGGCACATTTGTCAGACTATTTTATTTGCTAAGGGCATATTTAGCCCACAAGTGGTTCCATTTTTTTGCTAAGGGCATATTTAGCCTCACTTGTGGTTCCATTTTTTTGGCCCACAAGTTATGGAAGTTAGCCAAAAAAGTTTCGCATGCTTAGGACATATTTAGTTCACAGGTACACATTGCCGTAGGTGTGGCAGCTGCTTGTTTCATTTTGCCGCAGATGTGGCACACCACACTTTTTCAGCAGCCTGTTAGGCTCATATCTTTTCCAAACTTGCCAAAGCTGTGGTGACCAACCTTTTGTAGAATGCCACGATTGAGCAAGAAAAGTCTGGCAAAGTTTTGGCTATCAACCCAACATGCCCTTGGCCTTTCTGTGGCTTCGACAACAGTACTGCGGGATTGACAGAACAAGACCTGAGAGCTAGTGCTGGAGTTATGTTTTGGTGAACATCAAAGAAAAAACTTGCTCTTCTTCCATAAAAAATTCTTCTAAAAATGCCGAACCCAATCGTTGCATAAAAGTTCGTACCCTCTGTAAActaataatataagagcgtttagaacactaaaatagtgatctaaacactcttatattagtttacagagggagtacatattgtcTTTCACAATTAGCTTGAGCTTTTGGGTGTACTAGTAAGCTAAATATTTACCTGTGATGTTCTTCACTGATGCAATCAATTAGTGTGCACTGTGCAGCACCAGCTCTGACCTTTAGCCAAAGGAAAGAAATGATGCTGACCATTTAGAAATAACAGCCGTAAGGGTTTCTCTTTCCTTCCCTTGTAGGCTATATGGCATTATTCCTGGCACGTAGCAAAAGCTATTTGGAATTTTTAACACAACATTTCATGGTCAATTTCGAAGCTTTTGTCACATTTCATTTGCTCTGTCCTCTAGAGAAGAATTGTATGCCTTTCTGAAACAATCGATTGTCATGATTTACAGGTGCTCTGATTCCTACTCTGATACAGTGCTAGGATATGCCAACAGTATCCGTACTATCGATGGTGGTACTCATATTGAGGGGCTGAAAACTTCCCTGACAAGAACAATTAATAGCTTTGCAAAGAAGTCGAAGATTATGAAGGTTATAATTGATAGCACATACTGTATATTTTTGTTCTTCCCTGGTATTCACAACTCTAGCCTTCTGACTTAAAACCGTTCTGTTAAAGTTTGTTTGATAAGGACCGTAGTAACAGCTGTATAttagtatatactccctcctttccggttttacaGGGCTCATCTCAAAAatttcgtttttccgttttataagtcacAATTCTACTACTTACCATCACAtgtttggatttcgaggtgcattaaatcatcCGATGCAAGTATCAGGAGAAAACTcacaatgcatgtagaagttcgtGGACATTTTGTGGTCATgtatgcatgcgttgtaattaatacATCGATAAACATAACTTTTTGAGAAAAACGAGTGTCCTAATTAAGTACTTATCCAAACTacaaaattattccaccactcaccatctaccttggttgaagagattttgaaattgagccctataaaccggaaaggagggagtatatattttttCAGTCTACACTTTGGGTGCTTACTTATTTGTTCCATTGAATGAATATTTGAATAAGCTGAATCTGTAATTTGTTGAGGCATTTTTCTAAACAAATGATGGTTTTTGCAGGATAAAGATATTAGCTTGAGTGGGGAGCATGTAAGAGAAGGAATGACATGCATTATTTCAGTGAAGGTCCCTAATCCAGAGTTTGAAGGGCAGACAAAGGTAACTTGAGGAACTAGTTAccgtgtatgtgcaatgcacgtgttGACATTGAACAGGAAAATCTATTTTTACATCTACACTAATTTGTCTTGTTTTTGTCTTTCTTTGGACTGAGAAAACTGTTGACGTGAAAAAACCATAAACAAAAACTGTACACTAAGGTGACACTACAAAACAATGGGCGCACTTGTTCATATAAAAAGCTATGAAAAGAAAAATAACTACAAGATAACTAACGGGATAACTCGAAGGAGTTTCATCTTAGCTCATCTGTTTAATGCCATTGAATGATTTATCAAGGCCCTGAACAACAACGTTTCTCTTTGCATCACAAAAGCACAATGAAAACATTTTCAATAATTGATCCAGCATATAGGGCTTGTTTAGTTTTAGCCCCAACTAGCCCAGCCAAATTTTTGGCATGACCAAAATAAGGGCATGACCAATATTTTGGTAAGCTATTGTTGTTTGGATTATAGCCACTATTTCTGCCTAAAAGTTGGTAAAATGGTAGGCCTTTGTTTGGTTTGCAACCTGCAACCTGGGTCTTATAGTATTTGTTTTAATTTCCATTCAGTTACAAGATTTGTGTACAAACTTAATTAACCGCAAAGTGCCAAGACAAAAGTAGTATTTTGCCCACACATCACCATGCACACCAATTTAATTTGAGATCAAGATAGAAGCTGGAGATCCACCTGCTATTATTCAAGTAGGATGTTCatgtcaaaaaaaaaacaaaacaagtaGGATGCTACAGGAGCTTGAGGGGTAGCTGACCAATTGTTTGCGTTTGAGAGGATGGGGAAAGGGAAGTGATGTGGTGGGTCTCACTGGGTAAAGAGCATGTGAGCCAGAGCATATTTTTTGGCGAAGGTTTTCTACGCCTTCAGCACAACGCCAATATTTTGGCGCAGAACACACGGGCGCGCCTTTGGCAGGTCGGACGAGCCAAACATTTGACATGTATCCAAACAGCAGGCAACTCTTAAGGGCTAGCCAATATTGTGGTATGGTCAGTTTTGGTTGAACAGACCCATATATCCGGTGCTACCATTGTAACATTATATGTACAAAGATAGTGTTTCTTTACAGTGATGATAACTATGCCTTTAGTGACGTCTTTCAACGTGAGGCCTTTGACTGACATTGTACCCTGCACAAGAATTTTTCCAGACATATCTTGTAGTTTGCATGCACTTAGATATCATCATCCTTTAAGAAGAGGATCACACATCATGTCTAAATCAGTAAAATATCGGGGAAAACCTGGTACCCCTATTCCGATCTCATATACTGCCCGAAATTCCAGTCAAGATGCTACAAACAATTGGTTATTCAAGATGTCCTTGCTGCAGGAAACCAAGGATCAGGTTAAAAATGTATCTTCCTCAGGAATTAGTTATCCTCAAACATACTTAGTTTCTCAATTATGTTATGAAGCAGAGCTCGTGGCCTTGCCAACGCATTTTACCACAGGTGAATTACCTTGCCAACACATTTTACCACAGGTGAATTACATGTATGTCGATCTAAAATAAATGACTGTTCTAGATACAGTTGTACAAAATTTCTTAGTGACAAAAACTACTATTTGGGATTTTTTTTTGCATAAACAACCATCACCAACCTAACCTAGAGGTCATAACCTAGTGGCTCAAGAGGTTCCCTGCCTGGATAGAATGGAGATTGATTTCCTTTAGGTCTTCTAATGTGAGTTCATCTTAGAACCTCAATTGTTGCAAGATTAAAGCCTAAAAGGAACAAAAAAGAAACCAGAGCAATTAGTTCAAATTTTAGCTGAATAGGCAAAATAAGGAACTAGCTAGAAGTGAGATAAGGACTATTTTATGTACTTAATGTGAAGTGTAGCCAGTTGTCCCCTGAAAATTTCAGTAGGGAACATGATAGGGCAAGTAAAGTCATTGGCTAAAAATTAGTAGGTTCC from Triticum aestivum cultivar Chinese Spring chromosome 3B, IWGSC CS RefSeq v2.1, whole genome shotgun sequence includes these protein-coding regions:
- the LOC123069658 gene encoding DNA gyrase subunit B, chloroplastic/mitochondrial; amino-acid sequence: MALLLRPSPPPPHLRLLLRRLLSSAPTPSRLLPVPSPSARHLFRPRVVAAAVPGRNGVAVRAFMASTAASDAMQEKRVAGEYTAANVQVLEALDGVRKRPGMYIGSTGPRGLHHLVVEILDNAVDEAQAGYATEINVVLHDDNSVSVTDNGRGIPTDIHPQTKKSCVETVLTLMHAGGKFGGSTSSYSIAGGLHGVGLSVVNALSEALEVTVCRDGKEYRQHYSRGKPLTTLSSTTLPDESSRQGSCIRFWPDKEIFTTAIEFDFSTISSRIRELAFLNPELTITLTKEEQDAQVQHNEYCYAGGLVEYVAWLNTDKKPLHDPIAFRKELDGIIVDVSLQWCSDSYSDTVLGYANSIRTIDGGTHIEGLKTSLTRTINSFAKKSKIMKDKDISLSGEHVREGMTCIISVKVPNPEFEGQTKTRLGNPEVRRIVEQSVQENLTEYLELHPDVLDSILSKSLNALKAALAAKRARELVRTKSVLKSSSLPGKLADCASSNPAESEIFIVEGDSAGGSAKQGRDRKFQAILPLRGKILNIERRDEAAMYKNEEIQNLILGLGLGVKGEDFKKEALRYHKIVILTDADVDGAHIRTLLLTFFFRYQRALFDEGCIYVGVPPLYKVERGKQVHYCYDEADLKELVNTFPTNASYNTQRFKGLGEMMPLQLWETTMDPERRLLKQLTVEDAAEANVVFSSLMGARVEYRKELIQKAASMVNLDHLDI